From the Purpureocillium takamizusanense chromosome 6, complete sequence genome, one window contains:
- the OTU2 gene encoding Ubiquitinyl hydrolase 1 (COG:O~COG:T~BUSCO:EOG09264IPL~EggNog:ENOG503NZP9~MEROPS:MER0400048) yields the protein MEPAAAAAAAAVGAETLERAQARHRRELKDLQGRITNKKKNATKKTRKGVNDECAEMERQTRERHVAELAALAGGGSGTTADAGGGNDRDDDDENNRSGELEEAARKLSIGSTNEAEKKPPQPQQPQQHQQQQEGGKKRNRQKERLARRAAEQEAASARAEEEASSMTDRRALESSYMKKAFAANDLVEKDIEPDGHCLFSAVADQLAHNAIPVRTPFAAAARTSASSSTTEPAYRVVRRAAAAFMADNADDFAPFLEEELDAYVARVRDTAEWGGQLELTALARRYGAEIRVIQDGRTERIGEEEGKVTGKTLWLAYYRHGYGLGEHYNSLRRKTTPSRPADT from the coding sequence atggagcccgccgccgccgccgccgccgccgccgtgggggcCGAGACGCTGGAGCGGGCGCAGGCCCGGCACCGTAGggagctcaaggacctgCAGGGTCGCATCaccaacaagaagaagaacgcGACCAAGAAGACGCGCAagggcgtcaacgacgagtGCGCCGAGATGGAGCGCCAGACGCGCGAGCGGCACGTCGCCGAactggcggccctcgcgggcggcggtaGCGGGACGACAgcagacgccggcggcggcaacgaccgtgacgacgacgacgagaacaaCCGTAGCGgagagctcgaggaggcggctaGGAAGCTCAGTATAGGCTCGACAAACGAAGCTGAGAAGAAACCTccccagccgcagcagccgcagcagcatcagcaacaacaagaaggCGGCAAAAAGCGCAACCGCCAAAAGGaacgccttgcccgccgcgccgccgagcaggaagCCGCCTCCGcacgcgccgaggaggaagccTCCTCCATGACggaccgccgcgccctcgagagCTCGTACATGAAGAAGGCCTTTGCGGCCAACGATCTCGTCGAGAAGGACATTGAGCCCGACGGGCACtgcctcttctccgccgtcgcggaccaGCTGGCGCACAACGCCATCCCCGTCCGCACCCCcttcgctgccgccgctagAACTtcggcgtcctcctccactaCGGAGCCCGCGTACAGGGTGGtgcgcagggccgccgcggccttcATGGCCGACAACGCAGACGACTTCGCGCCCTTCCTTGAGGAGGAACTGGACGCGTACGTGGCCAGGGTGCGCGACACGGCCGAATGGGGCGGGCAGTTGGAGCTCACGGCCCTGGCGAGGCGGTACGGCGCCGAGATTCGCGTCATCcaggacgggcggacggagcgcatcggcgaggaggagggcaaggtGACGGGGAAGACGTTATGGCTGGCCTATTACCGCCACGGCTATGGTCTGGGTGAGCACTACAACTCGCTGCGCAGGAAGACAACACCTTCACGGCCAGCCGATACTTGA
- a CDS encoding (S)-2-haloacid dehalogenase (COG:S~EggNog:ENOG503P33T) has product MSPGTVSPLAEVKGLTFDVFGTVVDWRGSITEELALRAHRKLASPDALLDDATRERARALSADGDGWGRFAHEWHESYGAFTRSFEPGRDAWKTIDEHTRESLATLLESWGLRGLYSDAELDSLSLVWHRLRPWPDSAEGLTQLNTGGRVVTATLSNGNVSLLRDLDDFGGLGFQRLFSGETFRAYKPNPATYLGAARELGLEPRQVAMVAAHLEDLQSARACGLRTVYVERPREEAWARGDERYGRAREWVDLWIAEDEGGFVTLAEQLRELAS; this is encoded by the coding sequence ATGTCCCCTGGTACCGTCTCCCCGCTCGCTGAGGTCAAGGGCCTCACCTTTGACGTAttcggcaccgtcgtcgatTGGCGCGGCTCCATCACAGAGGagctcgccctgcgcgcccaTCGCAAGCTCGCATCCCCGGACGCcttgctcgacgacgccacgcGGGAACGCGCCCGGGCCCTGAGCGCCGATGGTGACGGCTGGGGACGCTTCGCCCACGAGTGGCACGAGTCGTACGGCGCCTTCACCCGGTCCTTCGAACCGGGGCGTGATGCCTGGAAGACCATCGACGAGCACACCCGCGAGAGCCTCGCCACGCTGCTGGAGTCGTGGGGCCTTCGCGGGCTCTActccgacgccgagctcgactcGCTGAGCCTCGTCTGGCATCGCCTTCGCCCCTGGCCTGACTCGGCCGAAGGTCTCACGCAGCTCAacaccggcggccgcgtcgtgacggcgacgctaTCCAACGGCAATGTGTCCTtgctgcgcgacctcgacgacttcggcgggctgggcttcCAGCGCCTGTTCTCGGGCGAGACGTTCCGTGCCTACAAGCCTAACCCGGCCACGTacctgggcgcggcgcgcgagctgggcCTCGAGCCGCGCCAGGTCGCCATGGTGGCCGCCCACCTCGAGGACCTCCAgtctgcgcgcgcgtgcggcctGCGCACCGTTTATGTCGAGCGCCCGCGCGAGGAGGCCTgggcccgcggcgacgagcggtatggccgcgcgcgcgagtgGGTTGACCTGTGGATCGCtgaggatgagggcggcTTCGTCACGCTGGCGGAGCAGTTGCGTGAGCTTGCTTCATGA
- a CDS encoding uncharacterized protein (EggNog:ENOG503P0BM~COG:U), with amino-acid sequence MAVWETDDEYTTGLGAGSLPTPQSGTPFRTPSGASRKSSRRRSVTPPGSGAPPTPMLTDRSEKRTSRDVTTDESISILDPRRFTPTLHANLVSEILALRRDQEEKTKQIESLESTLHAVREEHDRLQVNLTDTTKESRSLQRQLSLLEGGTSSALGELARERDDAVESISEAKKRLDSAQRKIRSQEDESQRVHDQWAQEKEAWENEKRKYERRVHIAESRLKVVLDEVAAVQASHVNGGHNGASQAHDSDAEESGKENDVGSVRTMSLTNSIRHSLLNTSGVGLLQNGHSLADELNFDDDDTDIDGRESVLSNRSSPVKRRRTYSRDGMHSRMHRRNESIESLRRPGSVARTKPFIVESLTEALEPEGEDDAVEDTILGSTAHTASYVDSGIQYSRPPSPAHEAPAVKPATPELPIRGKTPDVDSPSRGDSEIEANQRRKRVHISRPLIIEPSKTSRMVSAAAQTMEGPLSPPKTPQSPYSELSPYSDASEGIIMVCSSTQTEEPLRMARGLSPARLNAPPPPLAIPSINIQPPTSRPTTPRSPRLPQHFKHFGCQVNMPISSDTTDACVQTEGIQTDKRLALLPPHLQPSAISSRPTSPNVSVGFGQDKTFNPTPGEIPARNPRRSARGRDSHEIPSSPVSHGDGDELHNVYPGDNDDGPLANHKGALVRRPHRFSSLFAGFDTASSDEADEFGDADFSDAEYRTALSAPRPQCVSRRQPRRGSFGTVTTSPEQPPAKQTGAAVNPVSSELYSSFGLPGKDNEPKKHEKKMSRTYEKAPAPPPPAPSSRASIMRKAAMIQSGIASHQGRSRSPSLPDAKSPPFPIPTRASSRQPPFSSSTPSDGQRSPTRRDYWHRRGSSRSSYQTNTLRKVRSAAALPRNQRHRRHGSRSPPPLSPSTEAPESPGLPPMPRNDITTPRNKGRPNNSNWKRHRHELSTNTDNTNNTEPTTQTTGSQTPGVVDAIAQTMVGEWMLKYVRRRKSFGMPESTGKDDSSNDRHKRWVWLAPYERAILWSSKQPSSGSALMGKTGRKLTIQSVLDVKDDNPAPKVMPNVFNRSILILTPQRALKFTATSAERHYLWLTALSFLAHSSQAVPDIPAPQPQVKQQAQPQQPLPEFDMPRTRFKRGGIRDSIRLAKGKTNAGRMGTSSVPSIPSIPSAPSSRMGEMTSFRQPDLSPVASGHSREESRDAAEPPFIPRFTERSNGTAAHGRKRSNTGGHVAPPLSFRGFSGPAGTGANHNSSGSTANASVGTAGSSDVYQSQASSNTTWGMSHPPSQRTSEASSRPGGNFFDAIGTVRMEAFISPLAFSQFNDYPDEQDEFRHTMRRRSKEIRRRNSRSRHREPNGHRGGRSDHYGRGRTMDEDYFKDDPFKGF; translated from the exons ATGGCCGTCTGGGAAACCGATGATGAGTATACCACTGGCCTCGGAGCTGGCTCGTTGCCCACGCCACAGAGCGGCACCCCGTTTAGGACTCCGTCCGGGGCCTCAAGGAAgtcgagtcgccgccgctccgtcaCTCCACCCGGCAGTGGTGCACCTCCGACGCCAATGTTGACCGACAGGAGTGAGAAGAGGACGTCAAGGGACGTGACCACCGACGAAAGCATCAGTATCCTCGACCCCCGAAGGTTCACGCCGACTTTGCATGCCAACCTCGTCTCAGAGATTTTGGCGCTGAGGCGCGACCAAGAGGAGAAGACAAAGCAGATCGAGAGCCTAGAGTCTACCTTGCATGCCGTGAGAGAGGAGCATGACCGCCTCCAGGTGAACTTGACAGACACGACCAAGGAGAGCCGCTCGCTGCAACGCCAACTGTCGTTGCTGGAAGGGGGGACTTCCTCGGCGCTGGGTGAGCTCGCACGGGaacgcgacgacgccgtcgagtcgatttccgaggccaagaagcgcctcgACTCTGCGCAGCGCAAGATTCGAAGCCAGGAAGATGAGTCGCAACGAGTTCATGACCAATGGGCACAGGAAAAAGAGGCATGGGAAaacgagaagcgcaagtATGAGCGCAGGGTCCATATCGCTGAGAGCCGTCTGAAAGTGGTGCTTGACGAGGTGGCCGCAGTCCAGGCGTCGCACGTGAACGGCGGACACAATGGTGCGAGCCAGGCTCACGATAGCGACGCGGAGGAGAGCGGCAAAGAGAATGATGTCGGCAGTGTCAGGACGATGAGCTTGACAAACAGCATTCGGCATTCCCTCTTGAACACATCTGGCGTCGGGCTGCTACAAAACGGCCACTCCTTGGCAGACGAACTGAATtttgacgatgacgacacgGACATCGACGGACGGGAAAGTGTCCTGTCGAACCGCTCGAGTCCCGTAAAGCGCCGCCGTACCTacagccgcgacggcatgcACAGCAGAATGCACCGGCGAAACGAGAGCATTGAGAGCCTGAGACGGCCAGGCAGCGTGGCACGTACAAAGCCTTTCATTGTCGAGTCTTTGACCGAGGCATTGGAGCCCGAAGGAGAGGACGATGCAGTAGAGGACACCATTCTGGGCTCAACGGCTCATACGGCTTCATATGTCGACAGCGGGATTCAGTACTCGCGGCCCCCTTCGCCGGCACACGAAGCCCCAGCCGTCAAGCCGGCCACCCCCGAGCTCCCGATTCGCGGCAAGACGCCGGACGTTGACAGCCCTTCCAGAGGCGACTCCGAAATTGAAGCTAACCAGAGGCGAAAGCGGGTGCACATCAGCCGGCCGCTGATTATCGAGCCGTCTAAGACGAGCAGAATGGtatctgctgctgctcagaCAATGGAAGGCCCGCTCAGCCCGCCCAAAACCCCTCAATCGCCTTATAGCGAGCTGTCGCCGTATTCGGATGCCTCAGAAGGGATCATCATGGTGTGCTCGTCCACGCAGACAGAAGAGCCGCTGAGGATGGCTCGAGGGCTTAGCCCAGCACGTCTCAAcgcaccacctccaccactgGCAATCCCTAGCATCAACATCCAGCCCCCGACCAGCCGGCCGACTACTCCTCGGTCGCCTCGGCTTCCTCAGCACTTCAAGCATTTTGGTTGCCAAGTCAATATGCCCATCTCGAGCGACACGACTGATGCGTGTGTGCAAACGGAAGGCATACAGACTGACAAGAGGCTAgcgttgctgccgccacaTCTGCAACCCTCTGCCATCTCGTCACGACCGACATCGCCCAATGTATCCGTCGGCTTTGGCCAAGATAAAACCTTCAACCCAACGCCTGGCGAGATTCCTGCGCGCAACCCCAGGAGGTCTGCTCGCGGGCGAGACTCCCACGAGATTCCCTCTTCACCGGTCTCTCATGGCGACGGGGACGAGCTTCATAATGTCTACCCTGGTGACAACGATGATGGCCCGCTAGCAAATCACAAAGGCGCGCTGGTCAGAAGGCCTCACCGGTTCAGCAGCCTTTTTGCTGGCTTTGACACGGCTAGCTCGGACGAGGCAGACGAGTTTGGCGATGCAGACTTTAGCGACGCCGAGTATCGGACCGCCTTGTCGGCACCCAGACCCCAGTGCGTCTCACGTCGAcagccgcggcgcggctcgTTCGGAACAGTTACAACGTCTCCGGAACAGCCACCGGCCAAACAGACTGGGGCCGCCGTGAACCCGGTCAGCTCCGAGTTGTACAGCTCCTTCGGCCTCCCAGGGAAGGATAACGAGCCGAAGAAGCATgagaagaagatgagcaGGACTTATGAAAaggcccccgcccccccacCGCCTGCCCCCTCCAGTCGAGCCAGCATTATGcggaaggcggcgatgattCAAAGCGGAATTGCTAGCCACCAGGGCCGCTCAAGGAGCCCTAGCCTCCCTGATGCGAAATCTCCCCCATTCCCGATTCCCACGCGCGCAAGCTCGCGGCAGCCGCCGTTCAGCTCTAGCACACCAAGTGACGGACAGAGAAGTCCGACTCGTCGGGACTATTGGCATCgaaggggcagcagccgctctTCTTACCAGACAAACACCCTCAGAAAGGTGCGCTCTGCAGCGGCTCTCCCGCGGAATCAGCGACACCGCCGTCATGGTAGCCGTTCGCCCCCTCCACTTTCGCCCTCGACCGAGGCTCCCGAAAGCCCAGGACTGCCTCCCATGCCGCGCAACGACATCACAACACCTCGGAACAAGGGCCGccccaacaacagcaactgGAAGAGACATCGCCACGAACTTTCGACCAACACGgacaacaccaacaacactGAGCCGACCACGCAGACAACTGGCTCTCAAACGCCCGGCGTGGTTGATGCCATTGCGCAGACCATGGTTGGAGAGTGGATGCTCAAATATGTCCGGAGGCGCAAGTCTTTTGGCATGCCAGAGTCGACTGGCAAGGACGACTCAAGCAATGATCGCCACAAGAGGTGGGTTTGGCTTGCTCCGTACGAGAGGGCCATCCTTTGGAGCAGCAAACAGCCGTCCTCGGGCAGCGCCCTAATGGGCAAGACTGGACGCAAAT TGACCATACAATCTGTCCTCGACGTAAAGGATGACAACCCTGCGCCAAAGGTCATGCCAAATGTTTTTAATCGCTCGATCCTGATTCTGACCCCACAGCGGGCTTTGAAATTCACGGCCACCTCGGCGGAGCGGCATTACCTGTGGCTCACAGCGCTGTCATTTCTGGCACACTCGTCCCAGGCTGTGCCTGATATACCGGCTCCGCAGCCGCAGGTCAAGCAACAGGCTcaaccgcagcagccactGCCAGAGTTTGACATGCCAAGGACAAGATTCAAGCGGGGTGGAATCAGAGACTCGATCCGCCTTGCCAAGGGCAAAACAAACGCTGGAAGAATGGGCACCTCGAGCGTACCAAGCATCCCTAGCATCCCCAGCGCGCCGTCATCACGTATGGGCGAAATGACAAGCTTCCGGCAACCAGACTTATCGCCTGTGGCGTCTGGCCATAGCCGAGAGGAGTCTCGAGATGCCGCGGAACCACCCTTCATTCCACGCTTCACCGAGAGGAGCAACGGGACGGCTGCTCACGGCCGAAAGCGCAGCAATACCGGGGGCCATGTGGCCCCGCCCCTCTCCTTCCGTGGCTTCTCCGGACCGGCAGGCACCGGAGCCAACCACAACTCATCAGGCAGCACTGCCAACGCGAGTGTCGGGACGGCTGGATCATCGGATGTCTACCAGTCGCAGGCCTCGTCGAACACGACTTGGGGTATGAGCCACCCTCCGTCACAGCGCACATCGGAGGCATCCTCGCGCCCGGGGGGCAACTTCTTTGACGCCATCGGGACTGTACGCATGGAGGCCTTTATCAGCCCCCTGGCATTCTCGCAATTTAACGACTACCCAGACGAGCAGGATGAATTCCGTCATACGATGCGACGGCGGAGCAAGGAGATTCGAAGGCGAAACAGTCGCAGTCGGCACCGCGAGCCAAATGGGCATCGTGGTGGCCGCAGCGATCACTACGGCCGAGGGAGAACCATGGACGAGGATTACTTCAAGGATGATCCGTTCAAGGGCTTCTAG
- the ras2_1 gene encoding RAS2 protein (COG:S~EggNog:ENOG503NW4A), with the protein MAGRMVLYKLVVLGDGGVGKTALTIQLCLQHFVETYDPTIEDSYRKQVVIDGQPCMLEVLDTAGQEEYTALRDQWIRDGEGFVLVYSISSRSSFTRIKRFHHQIQRVKESCASSPSYPGSPISAASPQLPVPIMLVGNKSDRVTEREVSTQEGHALARELGCEFVEASAKNCINVEKAFYDVVRILRRQRQQASRPPAGSSGRSRTGNGDIGGREREAPRYRRGKDGEKSKSKCVVL; encoded by the exons ATGGCAGGCCGCATGGTGTTGTACAAGTTGGTGGTGTtgggagacggcggcgtgggaaAGACAGCCCTGACCATCCAACTGTGTCTGCAACACTTTGTTGAGACT TACGATCCGACCATTGAAGACTCGTACCGCAAGcaggtcgtcatcgacggccagccgtgcatgctcgaggtgctcgacaCGGCGGGTCAAGAGGAATACACCGCCCTGAGAGATCAATGGATCCGCGATGGTGAGGGCTTCGTGCTGGTCTACAGCATCTCTTCCCGCTCCTCCTTCACCCGCATCAAACGGTTTCACCACCAAATCCAGCGCGTCAAGGAATCatgcgcgtcgtcgccgtcataTCCCGGCTCCCCTATATCTGCGGCGAGCCCCCAGCTGCCCGTGCCAATAATGCTTGTCGGCAACAAGAGCGACAGGGTAACGGAACGCGAGGTATCAACACAAGAGGgccacgccctcgcgcgcgagctggGCTGCGAGTTTGTCGAAGCCTCAGCAAAGAATTGCATCAACGTCGAGAAGGCCTTCTACGATGTCGTCCGGATcctgcggcgccagcgccagcaggcaTCGCGCCCCCCCGCAGGCTCGAGCGGTCGCTCGCGCACGGGCAATGGCGACattggcgggcgggagcgcGAAGCTCCCCGGTATAGACGCGGCAAAGATGGCGAAAAGAGCAAGTCAAAGTGCGTCGTGTTATAA
- a CDS encoding Methyl halide transferase (COG:H~EggNog:ENOG503P53S): protein MAAASTQNSVSSSAPAITPEERSRLQQSFASLPFTSHPSQWDSLYRQAFTPWDRAGPSLALADLLAQRTDLVPPAQERDARGNLIQGVPRRTALVPGCGRGHDVLLLSSFGYDVWGLDYSPDAVRMAEENRKDAESKGLYKPVEQDLEKGDVKWLAGDFFDGSWSKGIGTDGSGTFDLIYDYTFLCALPPEARPRWAKRMADLVHPKGRLVCLEFPTGKPLSEPGPPWGLNPEVYEALLSAPGEEVSYNTDGTVVHKPSSKPCQGELHRLSIIKPSRTHPAGTSEDGSVLDFISVWTR from the exons atggccgccgcctccacgcAGAACAGTGTCAGCAGCTCGGCTCCCGCCATCACCCCCGAGGAGCGATCCCGCCTACAGCAGAGTTTTGCTTCGTTGCCATTCACTTCCCACCCCTCTCAGTGGGACTCGCTCTACCGCCAGGCCTTCACGCCCTGGGACCGCGCCGGTCCCTCTCTTGCCTTGGccgacctcctcgcccagcgcacTGACCTCGTGCCGCCCGCACAAGAACGTGATGCTCGTGGAAACCTCATTCAGGGCGTTCCCCGACGCACCGCACTCGTCCCTGGCTGCGGCCGTGGGCACGATGTGCTTCTCTTGAGCTCCTTCGGCTATGACGTCTGGGGTCTCGACTACAGCCCCGATGCCGTGcgcatggccgaggagaacAGGAAAGATGCCGAGAGCAAGGGGCTGTACAAACCCGTCGAGCAAGACCTGGAAAAGGGCGACGTGAAGTGGTTGGCTGGCGACTTTTTTGATGGGAGCTGGTCCAAGGGCATCGGCACAGACGGCTCGGGCACTTTCGATCTCATTTACGATTACACT TTCCTATGTGCCCTGCCCCCCGAAGCCCGCCCTCGCTGGGCCAAGCGCATGGCCGACCTTGTTCATCCAAAGGGGCGTCTCGTCTGCCTCGAGTTTCCGACGGGGAAGCCTCTGTCCGAGCCCGGCCCGCCTTGGGGTCTCAACCCCGAGGTGTACGAGGCTCTCCTGTCAGCTCCCGGCGAGGAAGTTTCGTACAACACCGACGGGACCGTCGTCCACAAGCCCAGCTCCAAGCCTTGCCAGGGTGAACTGCATCGGCTCAGCATTATCAAGCCTTCACGGACACATCCAGCCGGGACATCTGAGGATGGCTCGGTCTTGGACTTCATCTCCGTGTGGACGCGGTGA